The Noviherbaspirillum saxi genome includes a window with the following:
- a CDS encoding ABC transporter ATP-binding protein: MQANQLSLHIGARKLVIGLNWQVETGQCWCVIGRNGAGKSTLLRTLVGMRPPDSGNVSIKGRSLADWPLNALARERAYLAQGRNDAFGYRAIETVLAARHPYQDDRYWDAEDDYRVAMTALRALDVAELAERDVRTLSGGERQRVAIAATLAQDAPLLLLDEPASALDLAHQVGVMELLSRLCRAEQKAVILVSHDLNLAHSVATHALLLMGDGTWQAGPVNEVMTAERLSHCLGYPIDIVRHGKRSIFIPAENTHHE; this comes from the coding sequence ATGCAGGCGAATCAACTTTCCTTGCACATCGGCGCGCGCAAGCTGGTCATTGGATTGAACTGGCAAGTAGAGACCGGACAGTGCTGGTGCGTCATCGGGCGCAACGGCGCTGGCAAAAGTACCTTGCTGCGCACGCTGGTCGGGATGCGTCCCCCCGATAGCGGAAACGTCAGCATCAAGGGACGTTCTCTTGCCGACTGGCCATTGAACGCGCTGGCGCGCGAACGGGCTTATCTGGCGCAGGGCCGTAACGATGCCTTCGGCTATCGTGCCATCGAAACCGTGCTGGCGGCGCGTCATCCTTATCAGGACGATCGTTACTGGGATGCGGAAGACGATTACCGTGTTGCGATGACTGCATTGCGTGCACTGGATGTCGCCGAACTAGCGGAACGCGACGTACGTACGCTGTCCGGCGGCGAGCGCCAGCGGGTAGCCATCGCGGCGACGCTGGCGCAGGACGCGCCGCTCCTGTTGCTTGATGAACCCGCCAGCGCGCTCGATCTGGCGCACCAGGTCGGTGTCATGGAATTGCTGTCCCGGCTGTGCCGGGCCGAGCAAAAGGCGGTGATCCTGGTCAGCCATGACCTTAATCTCGCGCATAGCGTGGCAACCCATGCGTTGTTGCTGATGGGCGATGGCACCTGGCAGGCGGGACCGGTCAACGAGGTGATGACTGCAGAACGCTTAAGCCATTGCCTCGGCTATCCGATCGATATCGTCCGGCACGGCAAACGCAGCATCTTTATTCCAGCGGAGAACACGCATCATGAGTGA
- the cobO gene encoding cob(I)yrinic acid a,c-diamide adenosyltransferase produces the protein MSDDINERHRVRMQRKKEVVDQKIDAAKRDAGVLLVNTGNGKGKSSSAFGMAIRALGHGMKVGVVQFIKGAKSTGEELFLQRFPDEVSFHAMGDGYTWETQNRERDIASAERAWEKAKSFLSDPAIGFVVLDELNIALKYKYLDVQQVIADLQARPVMQHVVVTGRAAPLELIAVADTVTEMQPVKHAFAAGIAAQAGVEW, from the coding sequence ATGAGTGATGACATCAACGAGCGCCATCGCGTGCGCATGCAGCGCAAAAAGGAAGTGGTCGATCAAAAGATCGATGCGGCCAAGCGCGACGCCGGCGTGCTGCTGGTGAATACCGGCAATGGCAAGGGGAAAAGTTCCAGCGCCTTCGGCATGGCGATCCGCGCGCTCGGCCATGGCATGAAAGTCGGCGTCGTGCAATTCATCAAGGGCGCCAAGTCGACCGGGGAAGAGTTGTTCTTGCAGCGCTTCCCCGACGAAGTCAGTTTCCATGCGATGGGCGACGGCTATACCTGGGAAACGCAGAATCGCGAGCGCGACATTGCCAGCGCCGAGCGGGCCTGGGAAAAGGCAAAGAGCTTTTTATCCGACCCTGCCATCGGATTCGTCGTACTTGACGAGTTGAATATCGCATTGAAGTACAAATACCTGGATGTGCAGCAAGTGATCGCCGACCTGCAGGCCCGTCCGGTCATGCAGCATGTCGTCGTCACCGGCCGCGCGGCGCCGCTCGAACTGATTGCCGTTGCCGATACTGTGACGGAAATGCAGCCTGTCAAGCATGCATTCGCCGCAGGTATCGCGGCGCAAGCCGGCGTTGAATGGTAA
- a CDS encoding cobyrinate a,c-diamide synthase, with amino-acid sequence MTTAPASARVVLISAIASGQGKTTVTAALARKLRQQGKRVRVFKTGPDFLDPMMLERASGHPVYSLDLWMVGHAASRRLLARAAAEADAILIEGVMGLYDGTPSSADLAGAFNVPVLAVLDASAMAQTAGAVVHGLRDYGPVDLAGVIANRVGSARHAQMIDEAMRDIPLLGTLARQEKSLPERHLGLVQADEVSDLESLLDGLAGQLDMPEHAWDLFPVTTLAYDPQDETIEPVLKGKTIAIARDAAFAFLYPANIDCLQALGAQCVFFSPLANEAIPPHADGVYLPGGYPELHGQALADATQWQQSILQAHAAQVPILAECGGMMALADELTGLDGATWPMAGVLPGRVSMQKRLAALGPQAWATEHGELRGHAFHYSSLDSSLAPAAYAIKHSTGTQGEAIYRLGSLTASYFHAYFPSCPEAVAGVFNGQERT; translated from the coding sequence ATGACGACAGCTCCCGCTTCTGCACGTGTCGTGCTGATCTCGGCCATTGCGTCCGGCCAGGGAAAAACCACGGTGACGGCGGCGCTCGCCCGCAAGCTGCGCCAGCAGGGCAAGCGCGTACGCGTGTTCAAGACCGGACCCGATTTTCTCGATCCGATGATGCTGGAGCGGGCTTCCGGTCATCCCGTGTACTCGCTTGACTTGTGGATGGTGGGTCATGCAGCCAGCCGCAGATTGCTGGCGCGGGCGGCCGCCGAGGCCGATGCGATCCTGATCGAAGGCGTCATGGGCTTGTACGACGGCACGCCCTCATCCGCTGATCTTGCCGGAGCCTTCAATGTGCCGGTGCTGGCGGTGCTCGATGCGTCGGCCATGGCGCAGACTGCCGGTGCCGTGGTGCACGGCTTGCGAGACTATGGGCCGGTGGACCTGGCCGGCGTTATCGCCAATCGCGTCGGCAGTGCGCGTCATGCGCAAATGATAGATGAAGCGATGCGTGATATCCCTTTGCTGGGCACGCTCGCGCGCCAGGAGAAGTCCCTGCCCGAGCGGCATCTTGGTCTGGTGCAGGCCGATGAGGTGAGCGATCTGGAGTCGTTGCTCGATGGCTTGGCCGGGCAGCTGGACATGCCTGAACATGCATGGGATCTTTTTCCCGTCACCACGCTTGCGTATGATCCGCAGGACGAGACGATCGAACCTGTGCTGAAAGGCAAGACGATAGCGATCGCGCGCGACGCCGCATTTGCTTTCCTGTATCCGGCGAACATCGATTGCCTGCAGGCGTTGGGCGCACAGTGCGTCTTCTTTTCGCCGCTGGCTAATGAAGCCATACCGCCGCACGCCGATGGCGTCTATCTGCCGGGCGGCTATCCTGAGCTGCATGGACAAGCCTTGGCGGATGCGACTCAATGGCAGCAATCGATATTGCAGGCACATGCCGCGCAAGTTCCCATTCTGGCCGAGTGCGGCGGCATGATGGCCTTGGCCGATGAGTTGACCGGACTCGATGGCGCAACCTGGCCCATGGCCGGTGTGTTGCCGGGCCGCGTGAGCATGCAAAAGCGTCTTGCTGCATTGGGACCGCAGGCCTGGGCGACTGAACACGGCGAATTGCGCGGACATGCGTTTCACTATTCCTCTCTTGATTCCTCGCTCGCGCCGGCTGCGTATGCGATCAAGCATTCGACCGGTACGCAGGGTGAAGCGATCTATCGCCTCGGTTCACTGACCGCATCTTACTTTCATGCCTATTTTCCCTCCTGTCCTGAGGCGGTAGCCGGCGTGTTCAATGGGCAGGAAAGAACATGA
- the cobU gene encoding bifunctional adenosylcobinamide kinase/adenosylcobinamide-phosphate guanylyltransferase — MTATLVIGGARSGKSAHAEALAASSGKKVVYLATAHARDAEMAARIALHRQRRQADWISVEEPLALGAAIARWGAPDCVVLVDCLTVWLSNLLFSEQRDYPDVGVIMPPPAFSRERQALLESLEQAGGDVILVSNEVGMGIVPQGAISRWFVDEAGRLNQAVAVRCDCAVLMVAGLPMQLKGAA, encoded by the coding sequence ATGACAGCGACTCTTGTGATTGGCGGCGCACGTTCGGGCAAGAGCGCGCATGCGGAAGCGCTGGCAGCATCCAGCGGTAAAAAGGTGGTCTACCTTGCGACTGCGCACGCGCGCGACGCCGAGATGGCTGCGCGTATTGCACTGCATCGACAGCGCCGGCAGGCCGACTGGATAAGTGTCGAAGAGCCGCTTGCCCTCGGCGCCGCGATTGCGCGATGGGGCGCACCGGACTGTGTGGTGCTGGTCGACTGCCTGACCGTATGGTTATCCAATCTGCTGTTTTCAGAGCAGCGAGATTACCCCGACGTCGGCGTCATCATGCCGCCTCCGGCGTTTTCCCGTGAACGGCAAGCCTTGCTCGAGTCACTGGAGCAGGCAGGCGGCGACGTGATCCTCGTATCCAATGAAGTCGGCATGGGGATCGTTCCGCAAGGCGCGATCTCGCGCTGGTTTGTCGATGAAGCAGGGCGGCTGAACCAGGCCGTTGCCGTGCGATGCGATTGTGCGGTGCTCATGGTTGCCGGATTGCCCATGCAGCTGAAGGGTGCCGCATGA
- the cbiB gene encoding adenosylcobinamide-phosphate synthase CbiB gives MMTGMSALALALLMAAGVALDWLLGEARRFHPLVGFGKLAVTIERALNHGNGRYARGILAWCAAVLPLVAGSIVLIHFAAQIHILFAAAIHATLLYLCIGLRSLRDHMLPIATALSNADLPLARMLTSRIVSRDTVRAEEGDLAKAAVESTLENGNDAVFGTLFWFAVAGGPGALLFRLANTLDAMWGYRNERFFAFGWMAARTDDALNWIPARLTALSYLLLGDARRACQCWRTQAAAWPSPNAGPVMSAGAGALGLALGGAAEYDGAIETRPPLGAGHAPRSGDIARAWSLVARTTVLWLIVFMVLAVLAVLAERMPDA, from the coding sequence ATGATGACCGGCATGTCTGCGTTGGCATTGGCCTTGCTGATGGCGGCAGGTGTCGCCCTCGACTGGCTGCTCGGCGAAGCGCGACGCTTCCATCCATTGGTCGGCTTCGGCAAGCTCGCGGTGACCATCGAGCGTGCGCTCAATCATGGCAACGGACGCTATGCAAGAGGTATTCTCGCCTGGTGTGCAGCCGTACTGCCGTTGGTGGCCGGCTCCATTGTGCTGATTCATTTCGCGGCGCAAATCCATATCCTCTTCGCAGCCGCAATCCATGCGACGTTGTTATACCTCTGCATAGGCTTGCGCAGCTTGCGCGACCATATGCTTCCGATTGCCACCGCCTTATCCAATGCCGATCTGCCGCTTGCGCGCATGCTGACCTCGCGCATCGTCAGTCGCGATACGGTGCGAGCTGAAGAAGGCGACCTCGCCAAGGCTGCGGTCGAGTCGACACTGGAAAACGGCAATGACGCGGTATTCGGCACGTTGTTCTGGTTCGCCGTCGCCGGCGGCCCGGGTGCATTGCTGTTTCGCCTTGCCAATACACTCGACGCGATGTGGGGTTACCGTAATGAACGCTTTTTTGCCTTCGGCTGGATGGCCGCGCGTACCGATGATGCCTTGAACTGGATTCCTGCACGGCTCACCGCCTTGTCGTATCTGTTGTTGGGTGACGCGCGGCGCGCATGCCAATGCTGGAGGACGCAGGCCGCTGCATGGCCGAGTCCCAATGCAGGTCCGGTGATGTCGGCGGGCGCGGGCGCGCTCGGACTCGCACTCGGAGGTGCGGCCGAATATGACGGTGCGATCGAAACTCGCCCGCCGCTCGGTGCCGGGCACGCGCCCCGGAGCGGCGACATTGCGCGCGCATGGAGCCTGGTGGCGCGCACGACGGTGTTGTGGCTGATCGTATTCATGGTGCTTGCGGTACTTGCAGTGCTGGCGGAAAGGATGCCTGATGCTTGA
- the cobD gene encoding threonine-phosphate decarboxylase CobD produces the protein MLEHGGNLREAALRFGRPESEWLDLSTGINPVGYPVPTIAADAWHRLPQASDTLLAAARTYYGAPHLLPVAGTQAAIQALPRIRKQSKVVLSAPSYAEHAHCWRQAGHTVQEIAYDHLAAHIDQADVMVICNPNNPTGATIAPGMLLDWAGRLAARDGWLVVDEAFGDTVPKNSVACHTHRQGLIVLRSIGKFFGLAGLRLGFVAADHALLHRLADWIGPWTVSGPAQDIGCAALSDRQWQQEVQSKLIRSGDRLHRLLAEYGIDANGTALFQWWPEEQPEVFAHHMAERGIWVRLFARQARGIRLGLPGDEAGWLRLMQALEAWKRNTQ, from the coding sequence ATGCTTGAACACGGCGGCAATCTGCGCGAAGCAGCGTTACGTTTCGGACGGCCGGAAAGCGAGTGGCTGGATCTGTCGACCGGTATCAATCCGGTCGGTTATCCGGTGCCCACAATCGCGGCCGATGCCTGGCATCGGTTGCCGCAAGCTAGCGATACCTTGCTCGCTGCCGCCCGCACCTACTACGGCGCGCCGCACCTGCTGCCGGTCGCGGGTACGCAGGCGGCCATTCAAGCCTTGCCGCGCATAAGGAAACAATCGAAAGTCGTGCTGTCGGCGCCATCGTATGCGGAACACGCGCATTGCTGGCGACAGGCCGGACATACGGTGCAGGAAATCGCCTATGACCATCTTGCAGCTCATATCGACCAAGCCGACGTGATGGTCATCTGCAACCCCAACAACCCGACAGGCGCGACTATCGCCCCCGGCATGCTGCTCGACTGGGCCGGTCGCCTGGCTGCACGAGACGGTTGGCTGGTGGTCGATGAAGCATTCGGCGACACCGTGCCGAAAAACAGTGTGGCATGCCATACGCACCGTCAGGGATTGATCGTATTGCGCTCCATCGGAAAATTTTTCGGCCTGGCCGGCTTGCGGCTGGGGTTTGTCGCAGCCGATCATGCTTTGTTGCACAGGCTAGCCGACTGGATAGGACCATGGACCGTCAGCGGGCCGGCACAGGACATCGGCTGTGCCGCCTTGTCGGATCGCCAGTGGCAACAAGAAGTGCAATCGAAGCTGATACGGTCAGGCGACCGTCTGCACCGTCTGCTGGCCGAGTATGGGATCGACGCTAACGGGACCGCGCTGTTTCAATGGTGGCCCGAAGAGCAGCCAGAAGTCTTTGCTCATCATATGGCCGAGCGCGGGATCTGGGTACGTTTGTTCGCGCGGCAGGCGCGCGGCATACGCCTGGGTCTTCCGGGAGATGAAGCGGGTTGGCTCCGGCTGATGCAAGCCTTGGAGGCATGGAAAAGGAATACACAATGA
- a CDS encoding cobalamin-binding protein, protein MIGKLCRKYMVRMALIALAVQAMPAQAVISIHDDAGDLVTLAQPARRVISLSPHVTEMLFAAGGAARIVGTVNYSDYPPEAKTIPRVGDNRAVDVERLLSLKPDLLVVWRHNASSRQMEQLRRLGIPLFYSEPHKLDDIPRSVVRLGQLMGTEQQAQQSAGALQRQLDGLVSRYRNRPLVRVFYQVWDKPLYTLNEKHIISDAIRICGGENIFAALPMAAPSITQEAVLKENPEVIVSGDRNDQPVSGIEIWKQYPSMLAVKRGNLFAIDGNLINRSGPRIIEGATELCARLEQARSRRGAGQ, encoded by the coding sequence ATGATCGGAAAACTTTGCCGGAAGTACATGGTGCGCATGGCACTCATCGCGCTGGCAGTGCAAGCCATGCCGGCGCAAGCGGTGATCAGCATACACGACGATGCGGGCGACCTGGTCACGCTGGCACAGCCGGCGCGACGCGTGATTTCGCTGTCGCCGCATGTGACCGAAATGTTGTTCGCCGCCGGCGGCGCGGCTCGCATTGTCGGCACCGTCAACTACAGTGATTATCCGCCCGAGGCGAAAACCATTCCGCGCGTCGGCGACAACCGCGCGGTCGATGTCGAACGCCTGCTTTCCCTCAAACCCGATCTGCTGGTGGTATGGCGCCACAATGCCTCGTCACGCCAGATGGAGCAGTTGCGGCGCCTCGGCATCCCGTTGTTTTACAGCGAGCCGCACAAGCTCGACGACATCCCCAGATCCGTTGTCCGGCTCGGTCAGTTGATGGGCACCGAACAGCAGGCGCAACAAAGCGCGGGAGCATTGCAGCGCCAGCTCGACGGCCTGGTGTCGCGCTACCGCAACCGTCCTCTGGTGCGCGTGTTTTACCAGGTCTGGGACAAGCCGCTCTACACGCTGAATGAAAAGCACATCATCAGCGATGCGATCCGTATTTGTGGCGGAGAAAACATCTTTGCCGCCTTGCCGATGGCCGCGCCCAGCATTACCCAGGAAGCTGTGCTCAAGGAAAACCCCGAAGTCATCGTCAGCGGCGACCGCAATGACCAGCCCGTCAGCGGAATCGAGATCTGGAAGCAATATCCCTCCATGCTGGCCGTCAAGCGTGGCAACCTGTTCGCCATCGATGGCAACCTGATCAATCGCTCCGGCCCGCGCATTATTGAAGGCGCCACCGAATTATGCGCACGCCTGGAACAGGCGAGAAGCCGCCGGGGAGCGGGGCAATGA
- a CDS encoding ABC transporter substrate-binding protein, with amino-acid sequence MSNYRRIACLSTEAVETLYALGAEELVAGISGFTVRPARARAEKPKISGFSSSRIERILAVEPDLVIGFSNMQADICRELAAAGVEVHLFNQRDLAGILRMVRVVAALVDRVETGERLVVELQSHIDAVARKASVHAKRPKVYFEEWNEPLISGIGWVSEMIAIAGGEDVFADLAAHSSAKQRIIADANEVVRRAPDIIIGSWCGKKFRAETVCTRDGWNAIPAVRNGMVVEIKSADILSPGPSAITEGLTQLADLIGRWHQEQT; translated from the coding sequence ATGAGCAACTATCGTCGCATCGCCTGTCTGAGTACCGAAGCAGTCGAAACGCTGTATGCGCTCGGCGCCGAAGAGCTGGTCGCCGGCATTTCCGGCTTTACCGTGAGGCCCGCGCGTGCACGCGCCGAAAAACCGAAAATCAGCGGCTTTTCCTCTTCGCGCATCGAACGCATTCTTGCGGTCGAACCGGATCTGGTGATCGGTTTTTCCAACATGCAGGCCGACATCTGCCGCGAACTCGCAGCGGCGGGCGTTGAAGTGCATCTGTTCAATCAGCGCGATCTCGCCGGTATCCTGCGCATGGTCCGCGTTGTGGCGGCGTTGGTTGATCGGGTAGAAACTGGCGAGCGATTGGTCGTTGAATTGCAGTCACATATCGATGCCGTCGCAAGGAAGGCAAGCGTGCATGCAAAGCGCCCCAAGGTGTATTTCGAGGAATGGAACGAGCCGCTCATCAGCGGCATAGGATGGGTGTCCGAGATGATCGCCATTGCCGGCGGCGAGGACGTGTTCGCCGACCTGGCAGCGCATTCCAGCGCCAAGCAACGCATCATCGCCGATGCCAATGAAGTCGTGCGCCGCGCGCCTGATATCATCATCGGTTCGTGGTGCGGCAAGAAGTTTCGTGCCGAAACCGTTTGCACGCGCGATGGCTGGAATGCGATTCCCGCAGTACGCAACGGCATGGTTGTCGAAATCAAGTCGGCCGACATCCTGTCGCCCGGACCATCGGCCATCACCGAAGGCCTGACACAACTCGCCGACCTGATCGGCCGCTGGCATCAGGAACAGACATGA